In one window of Skermanella rosea DNA:
- a CDS encoding cobyric acid synthase, which yields MFMGTGSDVGKSMIVAGLCRAFTNRGLRVRPFKPQNMSNNAAVTADGGEIGRAQALQARACRVAPVPDMNPVLLKPQTDIGAQVVVQGRVVGAMRAREYQTRKGELMPAVLESFHRLGRDADLILVEGAGSASEVNLRAGDIANMGFAEAADLPVVLIGDIERGGVIAGIVGTCAVLPPAERARLKAFLINKFRGDTSLFDDGLRIIHEHTGLTSLGVVPWFAEADRLPPEDALALSSRRSAEGRAIRIAVPQLSRIANFDDLDPLRAEPDVTVEMIPSGQPLPGDADLVILPGTKATIPDLEFLRAQGWHIDLAAHVRRGGHVLGICGGFQMLGRRLDDPAGTEGAPGAVDGLGLLDLETVLDGPKTLVEVAGRHLASGAELLGYEMHIGRTTGPALDHPMLDLSGRPEGAVSPNGRIGGCYVHGMFSADGFRHAFLAGIRDRAATGLNYEDTVEATLDALAGHLETHLDLDALLAL from the coding sequence ATGTTCATGGGCACCGGCTCCGACGTCGGCAAGTCCATGATCGTCGCCGGGCTGTGCCGCGCCTTCACGAACCGGGGCCTTCGGGTCAGGCCGTTCAAGCCGCAGAACATGTCCAACAACGCGGCCGTCACGGCGGACGGCGGCGAGATCGGCCGCGCCCAGGCGCTCCAGGCGCGGGCCTGCCGGGTGGCTCCGGTTCCCGACATGAACCCGGTGCTGCTCAAGCCCCAGACCGACATCGGCGCCCAGGTGGTGGTCCAGGGCCGCGTCGTGGGCGCCATGAGGGCCCGCGAGTACCAGACCCGCAAGGGCGAGCTGATGCCCGCCGTGCTGGAAAGCTTCCATCGCCTGGGCCGCGACGCCGACCTGATCCTGGTCGAAGGGGCGGGGAGCGCTTCGGAAGTCAACCTGCGGGCCGGCGACATCGCCAACATGGGCTTCGCCGAGGCCGCCGACCTGCCCGTCGTCCTGATCGGCGACATCGAGCGCGGCGGCGTGATCGCCGGCATCGTCGGCACCTGCGCGGTCCTGCCGCCGGCCGAACGGGCGCGGCTCAAGGCTTTCCTGATCAACAAGTTCCGGGGCGACACCAGCTTGTTCGACGACGGCTTGCGGATCATCCACGAGCATACCGGCCTGACCAGCCTCGGCGTCGTTCCCTGGTTCGCCGAGGCCGACCGGCTGCCGCCGGAGGACGCCCTGGCCCTGTCCTCGCGGCGATCAGCCGAGGGCCGCGCGATCCGGATCGCCGTGCCGCAACTCTCCCGGATCGCCAATTTCGACGACCTCGATCCCCTGCGCGCGGAACCCGACGTCACGGTCGAGATGATCCCCTCGGGCCAGCCGCTGCCGGGCGACGCCGACCTCGTGATCCTGCCGGGGACCAAGGCGACCATCCCCGACCTGGAGTTCCTCCGCGCCCAGGGCTGGCACATCGACCTCGCCGCCCATGTCCGCCGGGGCGGGCACGTGCTCGGGATCTGCGGCGGCTTCCAGATGCTGGGCCGCCGCCTCGACGACCCGGCGGGCACCGAGGGGGCTCCCGGCGCCGTGGACGGCCTCGGTCTTCTCGATCTCGAAACGGTTCTGGACGGTCCCAAGACCCTGGTCGAGGTGGCCGGCCGGCACCTCGCCAGCGGAGCGGAACTGCTCGGCTACGAGATGCATATCGGCCGGACCACAGGCCCCGCGCTGGATCACCCGATGCTCGACCTGTCCGGCCGCCCCGAGGGCGCCGTCTCCCCGAACGGCCGTATCGGCGGCTGTTACGTCCACGGAATGTTCTCCGCCGACGGTTTCCGCCACGCCTTCCTCGCCGGCATCCGCGACCGGGCCGCGACCGGCCTGAACTACGAGGACACGGTAGAAGCCACCTTGGACGCGCTGGCCGGCCATTTGGAAACCCACCTGGACCTGGACGCGCTGCTCGCCCTGTGA
- the cbiB gene encoding adenosylcobinamide-phosphate synthase CbiB: MNQDAVLLLALAIDAAFGEPAWIYARLPHPVVLFGRLVGLLDRTLNRDGWRPAARRLAGVVAVLALLAVTAGPAWLASLAFEAMPLGWVLEALLASTLIAQRSLYTHVAAVASALESEGLAGGRRAVSMIVGRDPESLDEHGVCRAAIESCSENFSDGIVAPVFWFAVLGFPGLVAYKAINTADSMIGHRTPRHRAFGWAAARLDDLVNLMPARLAGLFIILGSAIALRGKRLRRAHAAWKTMLRDAGKHKSPNAGWQEAAMAGALGLALAGPRRYGAVVVDDAWMGEGGRREATLDDIRRALRIMAAACGLQAGLIATLAFLL; encoded by the coding sequence ATGAACCAGGACGCCGTCCTCCTTCTAGCCCTGGCGATCGACGCGGCGTTCGGCGAGCCGGCCTGGATCTACGCCCGTCTGCCCCATCCCGTGGTCCTGTTCGGCCGGCTGGTCGGCCTGCTGGACCGGACGCTGAACCGCGATGGCTGGAGGCCGGCGGCGCGACGGCTTGCGGGTGTCGTGGCGGTGCTGGCGCTGCTGGCCGTGACCGCCGGCCCGGCCTGGCTCGCCAGCCTGGCTTTCGAGGCCATGCCGCTCGGCTGGGTCCTGGAAGCCCTCCTGGCGAGCACGCTGATCGCGCAGCGGAGCCTCTACACCCATGTGGCGGCGGTGGCATCGGCGCTGGAGAGCGAGGGGCTGGCGGGCGGGCGGCGGGCGGTGTCCATGATCGTCGGGCGCGACCCGGAAAGCCTCGACGAGCATGGCGTCTGCCGTGCCGCCATCGAGTCTTGCTCGGAGAACTTCTCCGACGGCATCGTGGCGCCGGTGTTCTGGTTCGCGGTGTTGGGGTTTCCCGGTCTGGTCGCCTACAAGGCGATCAACACGGCGGACAGCATGATCGGCCACCGGACCCCGCGCCACCGGGCTTTCGGCTGGGCGGCGGCGCGGCTGGACGATCTGGTGAACCTGATGCCGGCGCGGCTGGCCGGCCTGTTCATCATCCTGGGCAGCGCCATCGCCCTGCGCGGCAAGCGGTTGCGGCGCGCCCACGCCGCCTGGAAGACCATGCTGCGCGACGCCGGCAAGCACAAGTCGCCCAACGCGGGCTGGCAGGAAGCCGCCATGGCCGGCGCGCTGGGCCTCGCGCTGGCAGGGCCGCGCCGCTACGGGGCCGTCGTGGTGGACGATGCCTGGATGGGCGAAGGCGGCCGGCGGGAGGCGACCTTGGACGATATCCGCCGGGCGCTCCGCATCATGGCCGCCGCGTGCGGCCTTCAGGCCGGGCTGATCGCGACGCTGGCGTTCCTGCTATGA
- the cobO gene encoding cob(I)yrinic acid a,c-diamide adenosyltransferase — translation MKTEGMTEEEINARHAEKMAKKKAARDRMIATKTLEKGLLIVHTGKGKGKSTAALGMVMRGIGHGFKVGIVQFVKGKWETGERVVLERFADQVTINTMGEGFTWETQDRQRDIAAARAAWDQAVNLIRDPAYKMVLLDELNIVLRYDYLPLEEVIEVLRSKPEDTHVIVTGRNAKDELLEIADLVTEMTMVKHPFRDGVKAQAGIEF, via the coding sequence ATGAAGACCGAAGGCATGACCGAGGAAGAGATCAACGCGCGGCACGCCGAGAAGATGGCCAAGAAGAAGGCCGCCCGCGACCGCATGATCGCGACCAAGACCCTGGAGAAAGGGCTTCTGATCGTCCACACCGGCAAGGGCAAGGGCAAGTCCACCGCAGCGCTCGGCATGGTGATGCGGGGGATCGGCCACGGCTTCAAGGTCGGCATCGTTCAGTTCGTCAAGGGCAAGTGGGAGACCGGCGAGCGGGTCGTGCTGGAGCGTTTCGCCGACCAGGTTACCATCAACACCATGGGCGAGGGCTTCACCTGGGAGACCCAGGATCGCCAGCGCGACATCGCCGCAGCCCGGGCCGCGTGGGACCAGGCGGTCAACCTGATCCGCGACCCGGCCTACAAGATGGTGCTGCTCGACGAGCTCAACATCGTGCTGCGCTACGACTACCTGCCGCTGGAGGAAGTCATCGAGGTCCTCCGCTCCAAGCCGGAGGACACCCACGTCATCGTGACCGGCCGCAACGCCAAGGACGAGCTGCTGGAGATCGCCGACCTCGTGACCGAGATGACCATGGTCAAGCACCCCTTCCGCGACGGCGTGAAGGCCCAGGCGGGCATCGAGTTTTGA